In Candidatus Margulisiibacteriota bacterium, the genomic stretch TTATTCTGTCAGCGATGCGATAGTAGATATTACTGTGGTTTTGTGCAGAAAAAACAAAATAAAAGTCCCCGATGCTATAATTGCAGCAACCTGTCTGGTAGAGCAAATGATTTTGTTGACGCGCAATACTGCCGACTTTAAAAATATTCCAGAGTTGCACATAGAAAATCCCTGGAAAGTCTAGTACGAAATGATGAATAAAAACAAAGTTCACAGCGGCAGCTTAGCGGACGACGCCGCGCTACTCAATGAAGTCAGCGGGCGCAGATAAAATTAGTCTAATTTAAATTACTGTGCTCTAATTGCCAGAAAGATGCGGCAGACATAGTTTGGGGATGCTCTAAGTTAATATTTAAAAAATGCTTATCTCCACTTATTATTATGTCCACATCTGCCAGAATCGCTGCATTTAAAATGGGGTGGTCTTTGGGATCGGAAATTAGTTTGCTTGGTTCTCTAGGCGCAGATATAAGTTCGTAAGACAGCTGTGCCAGTAAAACATCTATATCAGGCAAAAGGTCTGGTCTTTTTCTGGCAACCACGTCTTGTAATTCAGCTATAATATAATCGCATAAAATTAATTCGTGATATTCAGTAATATAAAACAAAATATTTGCTGGCAATGATTCCTTGAAGAGCAATGCCGAAAAGATAATATTTGTGTCCGGCATTATTCTCATAACTATTTCTTTTTCCCGTAACGCAATCTATTGATCAACCGCTGGACATCGTTCTCGGTTTTGACTCCAAAGTCTTTAGCCGTACCTTTAAAAGCATCTTGAGCTTGAATAATAGCTATGGACGAAGCATTGCTGATCATTATTTCATTGTCTCGTTCGATAAACAATAATTTGTCACCGTCTTTTATCTGCAGTTTCTTGCGTATTTCAATAGGAACTGTGACTTGTCCGTTGGCTGAGACTTTGGCAAGATTCATAATCGAACACCTCCAATATTCTTTAGATTATTTAGATTCTTTATTTTCCTTACTTAATTATAATAGGCTGTTATATAAAAGACAAGCCTCTACCGCGCTCACCACCGAGCAGCAGCAAATGTAAATTTTAGGTCGGCTGCATATAAAAGAAAACGTAAGTCAGGCGCTCCACCATAATATTGATAATCCACATAATGCGCTCCATCAGCAGCGGGATCATCAGCATAAAAATAAAAATACCCAACGCCGGCTTGATCTGAAAACCGAGCTGAAAAACGTTGACCTGCGGGGCAACGCGCGAAATGAGGCCAAAAGCAAAATCCAGCAGAAAAATCACCAGCATCACCGGCGCGGCCAATTGCACAGCGATCGAAAAAACCGTGCCGACCAGACCGGCAATTTCATTGGCGGCGTTGGAAAAATTCCAGACGCCCAGCAGCGGCAGCGCGTCGTAGCTTTTGTACAGCGCGGCCAATATAAAATGCAGGCCGTCGATCATTATAAAAATCATAATGACCACCCAGCGCAGCAGCCGCGCCGTCACCACCGTCTGCCGGCCGGTCGTCGGATCGAGCATGCTAGCCACCGAAAGTCCCATTTGCGCGCCCATCAAATCGCCAGCCGCTTCGATGCCGGTAAAAACAATGCGCGTCACCGAGCCCAGAATGTAGCCAATCAAAAATTCCAGACCGACCGCCAGCATAAAAAGCAGCATGTCGTTGGGCAGGCGGGTCTCGGGAAAAGGCACGACAAACCAGAGCAAAAAAGTCAGCGTCACCATGAACACCGCTTTGAAACTGCGCGAGACGATATTATCGCTCAAGATCGGCACAGTCACAAAAATACCGGCGATGCGGGCAATGATCAAAAGAAAAATTTCCAATTGCAGGATATTGAGCGCCATAAATTACCGCAGAGTCGGGATCATCACCCAGAGCTTTTCGCAAAAGGCCACCAGCTGCGAAGCCATAGAAGCGATGGTGATCATCAGCATCAGCATCACAATGATCATTTTGGGCACGAAAGTCAGGGACTGCTCCTGGATCTGCGTCAGCGCCTGAAAAATCGCAATGACTAAACCGATCACCAGCCCTAAACCGATCGACGGCAGAGACAAAGTCAAAATGAGAATAATGCCGTCATTCATTAAACTGCTGAGCGTATCTATATTCATTTATTTGCGCTCCGTTTACAGGCTTTTCAAGTAAAAGATTGCACCAGGCCGCGGGTGATCAAAAACCAGCCATCAGCCAGCACAAAAAGCAGGATTTTAAACGGCAGCGAGATCATCACCGGCGAAAGCATGAACATGCCGAGCGAAAGCAGGACATTGGACACCACCATATCCACCACAATAAACGGCGCGAAGATCACAAAAGCAATTTTAAACGCGGTGGTCAATTCGGAAAGGATAAAGGCCGGGA encodes the following:
- a CDS encoding flagellar biosynthetic protein FliQ; this translates as MNIDTLSSLMNDGIILILTLSLPSIGLGLVIGLVIAIFQALTQIQEQSLTFVPKMIIVMLMLMITIASMASQLVAFCEKLWVMIPTLR
- a CDS encoding PIN domain-containing protein — its product is MPDTNIIFSALLFKESLPANILFYITEYHELILCDYIIAELQDVVARKRPDLLPDIDVLLAQLSYELISAPREPSKLISDPKDHPILNAAILADVDIIISGDKHFLNINLEHPQTMSAASFWQLEHSNLN
- a CDS encoding AbrB/MazE/SpoVT family DNA-binding domain-containing protein, which produces MNLAKVSANGQVTVPIEIRKKLQIKDGDKLLFIERDNEIMISNASSIAIIQAQDAFKGTAKDFGVKTENDVQRLINRLRYGKKK
- the fliR gene encoding flagellar biosynthetic protein FliR, giving the protein MALNILQLEIFLLIIARIAGIFVTVPILSDNIVSRSFKAVFMVTLTFLLWFVVPFPETRLPNDMLLFMLAVGLEFLIGYILGSVTRIVFTGIEAAGDLMGAQMGLSVASMLDPTTGRQTVVTARLLRWVVIMIFIMIDGLHFILAALYKSYDALPLLGVWNFSNAANEIAGLVGTVFSIAVQLAAPVMLVIFLLDFAFGLISRVAPQVNVFQLGFQIKPALGIFIFMLMIPLLMERIMWIINIMVERLTYVFFYMQPT